A window of Candidatus Gorgyraea atricola contains these coding sequences:
- a CDS encoding sigma-70 family RNA polymerase sigma factor, whose amino-acid sequence MDAIKLYLRAIKDIPLLTPEGEQSVARKVKRGDAKARRKMIQSNLRLVINIAKRYSKLGVPMMDLIEEGNLGLIKAVKKFNPHRGYRFSTYGAWWIKQYITRAIANQGKTIRIPVYMTEIINRWKRITEQLTQKYGRRPKVKEVAKKMRLPMKKVREISEIATKISSLDAPIGDDGTGQFMDLIQDETSTSPMENITEKLRRERVESLLSRMNDREKKILGLRFGLNDGTTHTLGEAAKVFGITRERVRQIESAALEKLRIYIIQQSGELGEY is encoded by the coding sequence GTGGATGCAATAAAACTTTATTTGAGGGCGATCAAGGATATACCTCTTCTTACTCCTGAAGGAGAACAATCTGTTGCGCGTAAAGTCAAGAGAGGCGATGCCAAGGCGCGCAGGAAAATGATCCAGTCTAATTTGAGGCTCGTGATTAATATTGCTAAGCGATACTCAAAGCTGGGTGTTCCAATGATGGACCTTATAGAGGAGGGAAATCTTGGCCTTATTAAGGCAGTTAAAAAATTCAACCCTCATAGAGGTTACAGGTTCAGCACATATGGTGCTTGGTGGATAAAGCAATACATAACGCGTGCCATTGCGAATCAGGGCAAGACAATAAGGATACCTGTTTACATGACAGAGATAATAAACAGGTGGAAAAGAATAACTGAACAGCTGACCCAGAAATACGGCAGGCGGCCCAAGGTAAAAGAGGTTGCAAAAAAGATGCGGCTTCCGATGAAAAAGGTAAGAGAGATAAGTGAGATAGCCACAAAGATCTCTTCGCTGGACGCGCCTATCGGTGATGATGGCACAGGGCAGTTCATGGATCTTATACAGGATGAGACAAGCACATCTCCTATGGAGAACATAACAGAAAAATTACGCCGAGAAAGAGTCGAGAGCCTGTTGAGCCGCATGAATGACAGAGAGAAGAAGATACTGGGTTTGCGTTTTGGTTTGAATGACGGCACTACTCATACGCTTGGCGAGGCAGCAAAGGTCTTTGGCATAACGCGTGAAAGAGTCAGGCAGATCGAAAGCGCTGCGTTGGAAAAATTAAGAATATATATTATCCAACAAAGCGGCGAGTTAGGAGAGTACTAA
- the ppdK gene encoding pyruvate, phosphate dikinase: MSKMVYFFGKGKADGNTKMKTLLGGKGANLAEMTNIGVPVPPGFTISTEVCDYYYKHGKKYPADLQKQIDANIIKLEKVMDAKLGDINNPLLVSVRSGAAVSMPGMMNTVLNLGLNDQTVVGLAKKTKNECLAWDAYRRFIDMFGDVVMGVDHEHFEEKIHALKKKYRVKLDNELTAGQLKELVGEYKKVYEKHVKKPFPNNAKDQLMATVKAVFGSWNTERAVVYRRINRITGLFGTAVNVQAMVFGNMGNTSGTGVAFTRNPSTGEDKFFGEFLINAQGEDVVAGIRTPEPISDLKKEMPKVYKELDAIRYKLERHYKDIQDVEFTIQEGTLYMLQTRTGKRTGLAAVKIAYDMVKEKMISPKEAIMRIEGDQLNQLLFPIFEPKAKSNATVVAKGLPAGPGAASAQVVFTARDAEVWKSKGKKVILVRHETSPEDVAGMHAAVGILTSTGGMTSHAAVVARGWGKCCIAGCSALNIDYTKKEIRVAGKTIKEGDFISLDGSTGEVMLGDIKVSSSPVIAGVVEENSSAKKSEIYKMFNQIMEWADKYRKINVRTNSDTPRDSLAARRLGAEGIGLTRTEHMFFEGERIWAVREFILAQDKEAREKALKKLLPFQRKDFEGIFKEMDGLPVTIRLLDPPLHEFLPNNESGIKEMARRLKQTPARIKDLVKSLHEMNPMLGHRGCRLSVTYPELCVMQTRAIMEAACNMAKKGIKVLPEIMIPLVGTKAEFDFLEPIVRETAKAVIKKAKKKVNYLVGTMIEIPRAALIADKIAEKAEFFSFGTNDLTQMTFGYSRDDAGVFLPDYINKKILPEDPFQSVDQEGVGSLIKMGIKLGREARKKLKIGICGEHGGEPRSVKFCHNVGMNYVSCSPYRVPIARLAAAQAALLNGK; this comes from the coding sequence ATGAGCAAGATGGTGTACTTTTTTGGCAAAGGAAAAGCAGACGGAAATACAAAGATGAAAACGCTTCTCGGAGGTAAAGGTGCTAACCTCGCAGAGATGACAAATATAGGAGTTCCAGTTCCTCCTGGATTTACTATTTCAACAGAGGTGTGCGATTATTATTATAAGCACGGCAAAAAATATCCTGCTGATCTTCAGAAGCAGATCGACGCAAATATCATAAAGCTTGAAAAGGTAATGGACGCGAAGCTCGGCGACATCAACAACCCGCTTTTAGTATCAGTGAGGAGCGGCGCTGCTGTTTCCATGCCTGGCATGATGAATACAGTCCTTAACCTGGGCCTAAATGATCAGACTGTTGTAGGCCTGGCTAAAAAGACCAAGAACGAATGCCTTGCATGGGATGCGTATAGAAGGTTTATTGATATGTTCGGTGATGTGGTGATGGGCGTTGACCATGAGCATTTTGAAGAAAAGATCCATGCCCTGAAAAAGAAATACAGAGTAAAACTGGACAATGAGCTTACAGCAGGTCAGTTAAAGGAATTAGTCGGAGAATATAAAAAGGTGTATGAGAAACATGTCAAAAAACCTTTTCCAAATAATGCCAAGGATCAGCTGATGGCTACTGTAAAGGCGGTATTCGGATCATGGAATACAGAAAGGGCTGTAGTTTACAGGAGGATCAACAGGATCACCGGACTTTTCGGAACAGCTGTAAATGTCCAGGCAATGGTATTCGGTAACATGGGCAATACTTCAGGCACAGGCGTTGCCTTTACGCGTAACCCATCTACTGGCGAGGATAAATTTTTCGGGGAGTTTCTTATAAATGCGCAGGGCGAAGACGTCGTGGCTGGCATAAGGACGCCAGAGCCAATCAGCGACTTGAAAAAAGAAATGCCAAAAGTTTACAAAGAGCTCGATGCTATCAGGTATAAGCTAGAGAGGCATTATAAGGATATACAGGACGTGGAATTCACTATCCAGGAAGGCACGCTTTACATGCTGCAGACGCGCACTGGCAAACGTACAGGCCTGGCAGCTGTAAAGATAGCGTACGACATGGTAAAAGAAAAAATGATCAGCCCTAAAGAAGCCATTATGAGGATAGAGGGGGATCAGCTCAATCAGCTTCTTTTCCCTATATTTGAACCCAAGGCAAAATCCAATGCTACTGTAGTTGCTAAAGGCCTTCCTGCTGGTCCTGGCGCAGCATCAGCCCAGGTAGTATTTACTGCAAGGGATGCTGAAGTATGGAAGAGTAAAGGCAAAAAGGTTATCCTGGTCAGGCACGAGACATCTCCTGAAGATGTCGCGGGTATGCATGCCGCAGTAGGGATATTGACATCAACTGGAGGCATGACTTCTCATGCTGCTGTTGTTGCCAGGGGCTGGGGAAAATGCTGTATAGCTGGATGCAGCGCGTTAAATATTGATTATACAAAGAAAGAGATAAGGGTTGCTGGAAAGACGATAAAGGAAGGTGATTTTATTTCTCTGGATGGTTCGACTGGGGAAGTCATGCTGGGAGATATCAAGGTTTCCTCGAGTCCTGTTATTGCAGGAGTAGTAGAAGAAAACTCCTCAGCAAAGAAGAGCGAAATTTATAAAATGTTCAACCAGATCATGGAATGGGCTGATAAGTATCGCAAGATAAATGTGCGCACGAATTCAGATACACCAAGGGATTCTCTGGCTGCGCGCAGGCTTGGCGCTGAAGGCATAGGCCTTACCAGGACAGAGCATATGTTTTTTGAAGGCGAAAGGATATGGGCTGTCAGGGAGTTTATTCTTGCCCAGGACAAAGAGGCAAGGGAAAAGGCGCTTAAGAAACTGTTGCCTTTTCAGAGAAAGGATTTTGAGGGCATATTTAAGGAGATGGATGGATTGCCTGTTACTATAAGGTTACTGGATCCACCGCTACATGAATTCCTGCCGAACAATGAGTCAGGCATAAAGGAAATGGCAAGGAGATTAAAGCAAACACCTGCCAGGATAAAAGATCTTGTTAAGAGCCTGCATGAGATGAATCCTATGCTGGGTCATCGTGGATGTAGGCTATCTGTCACATATCCTGAGCTCTGCGTCATGCAGACAAGGGCGATCATGGAGGCAGCCTGCAATATGGCAAAAAAAGGCATAAAAGTCTTGCCCGAGATAATGATACCTCTGGTGGGGACAAAGGCGGAGTTTGATTTTCTTGAACCTATTGTCCGCGAAACAGCCAAGGCAGTAATTAAAAAGGCAAAAAAGAAAGTAAATTATCTTGTAGGTACGATGATAGAGATCCCGCGCGCGGCATTAATAGCTGATAAGATCGCTGAAAAGGCAGAGTTCTTCTCATTCGGCACAAACGATCTGACTCAGATGACGTTTGGTTACAGCCGTGATGACGCAGGTGTATTTTTGCCGGACTATATAAACAAAAAGATCTTGCCTGAGGATCCTTTTCAATCAGTCGATCAGGAAGGCGTAGGTTCTCTTATTAAGATGGGCATCAAGCTCGGAAGAGAAGCTCGCAAGAAACTCAAGATCGGTATCTGCGGAGAGCACGGCGGAGAGCCAAGATCAGTTAAGTTCTGTCATAACGTTGGCATGAACTACGTGAGCTGTTCTCCTTACAGGGTGCCTATCGCAAGGCTAGCAGCTGCTCAAGCAGCCTTGCTTAACGGGAAATAA
- the glyS gene encoding glycine--tRNA ligase subunit beta, producing the protein MKKNFLLEINVEELPAGYVRGALDSLCSDFHLELTKLGIAFDHNLTVNLGTKNSLICYIKDMDVCQKESSKEILGPPKRIAFDDNGNPTKQAIGFAKNQGVKIEDLKIKETPKGEYVVVEKKEKARNTKDILKEITPRIIRNIYFPKTMRWDDSGLRFARPIESVLALFGKEHLDIRLGNIPSAKDLKKIKLSDSDKRKTEIKRLILRETKKLRADQCVDEALLEEITFMVNSPTVFSGEFDKKFLALPEDVLRASMAKHQRIFPVVKKDRLTNRFIAVIDGSGRNIRLVRRNYENILEAKLKDSLFFFDEDIKRSLSDNIPQLKDLIFHKDLGNMFEKIERLKVLCVFICDRLNVDSSLKKNIEKSAELSKVDLVTHMVGEFPSLQGVMGREYALRNKEEKDIALAIGEQYLPQGLEDDLPKTKQGAILAISDKIDNVVGFLGVTKEVSGSFDPFGIRRNALGLIRIVKDQSLRFEIVELVEKAIQLYGNKLKTSKEKVADYIKDRVEFLMGDIRPIELKRAVLDSGRSDIVDIFNRIEALSSVANERYFLEAAKVVERTSNILKGAKNEKISEVNKGLFKEKLEQDVWQAYLDSKDKISALIDKEEYVEATKKYAQAFYRALHDFFDNVMVNDKDRSLRLNRLAMMKAINRLYTERIADLALLPQILVR; encoded by the coding sequence TAGGTACAAAGAACTCATTGATTTGCTATATAAAAGATATGGATGTGTGCCAGAAGGAAAGCTCCAAGGAAATTCTAGGCCCACCTAAAAGAATAGCCTTTGACGACAACGGTAACCCTACAAAGCAAGCTATTGGTTTTGCAAAAAATCAGGGTGTGAAAATAGAGGATTTGAAAATCAAAGAGACCCCAAAAGGCGAATATGTAGTTGTTGAGAAAAAAGAAAAAGCCCGCAATACAAAAGATATTCTTAAAGAAATAACCCCGCGCATTATAAGGAATATCTATTTTCCAAAGACAATGAGATGGGATGATTCTGGTTTGCGTTTTGCAAGGCCGATAGAGTCAGTCTTGGCATTATTCGGCAAAGAGCATTTAGATATAAGACTCGGAAACATCCCCTCAGCGAAAGACCTAAAGAAAATAAAATTATCTGATTCAGACAAAAGAAAGACTGAGATAAAAAGATTGATCCTGCGCGAGACAAAGAAACTCAGGGCAGATCAATGCGTTGATGAAGCGCTCCTGGAAGAGATAACGTTTATGGTGAATTCCCCCACGGTATTCAGCGGAGAATTTGACAAGAAATTTCTGGCATTGCCAGAAGATGTGCTCAGGGCCAGCATGGCAAAACATCAGAGGATATTTCCTGTTGTGAAAAAAGATAGACTCACAAACAGGTTTATCGCTGTAATAGACGGCAGCGGCAGGAACATAAGGCTGGTTAGAAGAAATTATGAAAATATCTTAGAGGCAAAACTAAAGGATAGCCTGTTTTTCTTCGACGAGGATATAAAAAGAAGCCTCTCGGATAATATCCCTCAATTAAAAGACTTGATTTTTCACAAGGATTTAGGTAATATGTTCGAAAAAATCGAACGCCTGAAAGTACTTTGCGTTTTTATCTGCGACAGATTAAACGTAGACAGTTCTTTGAAAAAGAATATAGAAAAATCAGCCGAGCTTTCAAAAGTAGATCTTGTCACTCACATGGTGGGCGAGTTTCCTAGCCTGCAGGGTGTGATGGGAAGAGAATATGCATTGAGAAACAAAGAAGAAAAAGATATTGCGCTAGCCATAGGCGAGCAGTATCTTCCTCAGGGCCTGGAAGATGACTTGCCTAAGACAAAACAGGGCGCGATCCTCGCGATCAGCGATAAGATAGATAATGTGGTTGGTTTTTTAGGAGTAACCAAGGAAGTAAGCGGAAGTTTTGATCCGTTTGGTATAAGAAGAAACGCGCTAGGCCTTATTCGCATTGTAAAAGATCAGTCTCTGAGATTTGAAATAGTAGAGCTAGTAGAAAAAGCAATTCAGCTATACGGTAACAAATTAAAGACTTCAAAAGAGAAGGTCGCTGATTATATAAAGGATAGGGTGGAGTTTTTAATGGGAGACATAAGGCCCATTGAATTAAAAAGGGCAGTACTGGACTCAGGGCGTTCTGACATAGTTGATATATTTAATAGAATCGAGGCATTGAGTTCTGTGGCTAACGAGAGGTATTTTTTAGAAGCAGCAAAGGTCGTAGAGCGTACGAGCAATATCTTAAAAGGTGCAAAGAATGAAAAAATCAGCGAAGTGAATAAAGGGCTTTTCAAGGAAAAATTAGAGCAAGATGTTTGGCAGGCATATTTAGATTCGAAAGATAAGATAAGCGCGCTAATTGATAAAGAAGAATACGTAGAGGCGACCAAGAAATATGCCCAGGCATTTTACAGGGCATTGCATGATTTTTTTGACAATGTAATGGTGAATGATAAAGATAGGTCGTTGCGACTTAATCGCCTGGCAATGATGAAGGCGATCAACAGGTTATACACAGAACGTATTGCGGACTTGGCATTACTGCCACAGATACTAGTGAGATGA